The Mycolicibacterium mageritense genome contains a region encoding:
- a CDS encoding CHAT domain-containing protein — MIIAGYDFIPITEITYVHGTLDKVVDGLVKRTPPGTDIVVQIGAAEIRVFLGADRDELLQLCDNRVKLRAAIRQAPVVDVLHGTDGRELQRRLQRLPEPRVVAVMSGGSAVGILIAHRDVRHAPAPGGRVHLDGFGGAILPEMAEALPDFGAPPPVEVAPAPPPRRRRSRARAAAPEPAADTVLERTPHLDAPDRLPKAADSRITVTVYLDEAPMAEQEDGRDVVITAPESVTEIALTVELVTSPHFRHRGGQRREVTLKRSEKRTAEATFELEVTADAPRRPAGMLAQFSYNGRPSGFVSRAWDWTVAASEAPEIPGHAAAASSLPIHVESVAPDVTVKVTAPVADGQHYVCSVESPLLPAYQAGVSAEFGLPETAAEFVAKKLDGLIDESRSATERRRNLKEAGYRFWKAAPPTFQKLIWDLIDANVTVKNLYIATAEPTLPWELMIPHRVVAGFAEERAPLGVEFAIGRWTRSDSASPPQRLPVSRTFVVAPRYEGERKLASADDEVTYMTQNLRGIKIEDASIDGLDRYFQDNSASLLHFVCHGASDQDNFDAVLLLDNEQELRSDTILALDGFKALCRRRAPMVFLNACQTGMSIPALVGGAGFPVAFSDIGARAILAPLWPVDDTLAHQFAVEVYQTALTSPGTPIAEIVRRVRQRAYDDEDTDTYAAYAFFGDPSAVLELVDG; from the coding sequence GTGATCATTGCCGGCTACGACTTCATTCCCATCACCGAGATCACCTATGTCCACGGCACTCTCGACAAGGTCGTCGACGGACTCGTCAAGCGAACGCCGCCAGGGACCGACATCGTGGTGCAGATCGGGGCGGCCGAGATTCGGGTGTTCCTCGGTGCCGACCGCGACGAGCTGCTGCAGCTCTGCGACAACCGCGTCAAACTGCGCGCCGCGATCCGGCAGGCGCCGGTCGTCGACGTGTTGCACGGCACCGACGGCCGCGAGCTCCAGCGTCGGCTACAGCGGCTGCCCGAGCCGCGGGTGGTCGCGGTGATGTCCGGCGGCTCGGCGGTCGGCATCCTCATCGCGCACCGCGACGTTCGCCACGCTCCCGCACCCGGCGGCCGGGTACACCTCGACGGCTTTGGTGGTGCGATCTTGCCCGAGATGGCCGAGGCGTTGCCCGATTTCGGCGCGCCACCACCGGTCGAAGTGGCACCTGCACCACCACCGCGTCGGCGGCGAAGCCGCGCCCGGGCCGCCGCGCCCGAACCGGCCGCGGACACCGTACTGGAGCGGACCCCGCACCTGGATGCGCCGGACCGACTGCCCAAGGCGGCAGACAGCAGGATCACCGTGACGGTGTACCTCGACGAGGCACCGATGGCAGAGCAGGAAGACGGCCGCGACGTGGTCATCACGGCTCCGGAATCGGTCACCGAAATCGCCCTCACGGTCGAACTCGTGACCAGCCCGCATTTCCGTCATCGCGGCGGGCAACGGCGCGAAGTCACTCTGAAGCGCAGCGAAAAGCGCACTGCAGAAGCCACTTTCGAGCTGGAGGTGACTGCGGACGCGCCCAGGCGGCCCGCAGGTATGCTGGCCCAGTTCAGTTACAACGGCAGGCCGAGCGGATTCGTCAGCCGAGCCTGGGACTGGACCGTAGCCGCATCGGAGGCGCCCGAGATACCCGGGCATGCGGCGGCCGCGTCGAGCTTGCCCATCCACGTCGAATCGGTCGCTCCGGATGTCACCGTCAAGGTGACCGCGCCGGTCGCCGACGGGCAGCACTACGTGTGCAGTGTCGAGTCCCCACTGCTGCCCGCATACCAGGCTGGGGTTTCAGCCGAGTTCGGCCTGCCGGAGACCGCAGCCGAGTTCGTCGCGAAGAAGCTCGACGGCCTGATCGACGAATCACGGTCCGCCACCGAGCGCAGGCGCAACCTCAAGGAGGCCGGATACCGTTTCTGGAAGGCTGCGCCACCCACGTTCCAAAAGTTGATCTGGGATCTGATCGACGCGAACGTCACGGTCAAGAATCTCTACATCGCGACCGCCGAACCGACGTTGCCGTGGGAACTGATGATTCCGCATCGCGTGGTCGCGGGGTTCGCCGAAGAACGCGCACCGCTGGGTGTCGAGTTCGCGATCGGCCGGTGGACCCGCAGCGATTCCGCATCGCCACCGCAGCGACTGCCGGTGAGCAGAACCTTCGTGGTCGCTCCCCGCTACGAGGGGGAACGGAAGCTGGCATCGGCGGACGACGAAGTCACCTACATGACTCAAAACCTGCGCGGGATCAAGATCGAGGACGCCTCGATCGACGGTCTCGACCGCTACTTCCAGGACAATTCGGCTTCGCTGCTGCATTTCGTCTGTCACGGCGCCAGTGACCAGGACAACTTCGACGCGGTCCTGCTGCTCGACAACGAACAGGAACTCCGCTCCGACACGATCCTGGCGCTCGACGGCTTCAAGGCCCTGTGCCGGCGTCGTGCCCCCATGGTGTTCCTCAACGCGTGCCAAACCGGGATGAGCATCCCGGCGCTTGTCGGGGGCGCCGGATTCCCCGTCGCGTTCAGCGACATCGGGGCACGGGCGATTCTGGCTCCGCTGTGGCCGGTCGACGACACCTTGGCGCACCAGTTCGCGGTCGAGGTCTACCAGACCGCATTGACGTCCCCGGGCACGCCGATCGCCGAGATCGTGCGGCGCGTGCGCCAACGGGCCTACGACGACGAGGACACCGACACCTACGCGGCGTACGCGTTCTTCGGTGACCCCAGCGCGGTTTTGGAGCTCGTCGACGGTTGA
- a CDS encoding metallophosphoesterase family protein — MIEQFLNRDFMLAVTEGARTVLNKETSAHQRRGKKSPLDDYSTADLHELEEALGQAAAELGAPEPVPAAAADAPPPREDHIFLPHNQLMAILQSALEQAIAEHDPGKVSSQSPAAGRRRGGATPAITGSSLKGVELAPTVGNRRVWKKMEIATGKWAWLSDPRWALSLVNKIWRDACTGSHPFVDNPATIKVANDAVIIVIGDWGSGLPRARLVADQVAKELARDPHRQKVVIHLGDVYYSGTEREFRERFLDPWPVPKGSEVVSLTIPGNHELYSGGFAYFDVGLTDPRFARQQGCSYFAVETDHWQFLGLDTAYQDAGLFGGQTGWARDRIVNAPPDMRTCLLSHHQLFSAHENKNHPLRTQIEPVLATERVDAWLWGHEHRCIQYSPTTYNGHRLGFASCIGHGGVPEYLVMKEGQTAPAPWEYEYLKRFSTGLEPWGMFGFAVLDLHDERLDVRYVDEAGHEHHRVDQVGVAP; from the coding sequence ATGATCGAACAGTTTCTCAACCGGGACTTCATGCTCGCGGTTACCGAGGGGGCCAGGACGGTCCTGAACAAGGAAACGTCCGCACATCAACGCCGGGGCAAGAAATCCCCACTGGACGACTACTCCACCGCCGACCTTCACGAACTCGAGGAGGCGCTGGGGCAGGCAGCGGCCGAGCTCGGTGCGCCCGAGCCGGTGCCAGCCGCAGCGGCGGACGCCCCGCCACCGCGCGAGGACCACATCTTCCTGCCTCACAACCAGCTGATGGCCATCCTGCAGTCCGCGCTCGAACAGGCCATCGCCGAACACGATCCCGGCAAGGTGTCGTCGCAATCCCCGGCCGCCGGCCGGCGCCGCGGCGGTGCCACGCCTGCCATCACCGGCAGCAGCCTGAAAGGTGTTGAACTGGCGCCGACCGTCGGCAACCGGCGGGTGTGGAAGAAGATGGAGATCGCCACCGGAAAGTGGGCCTGGCTCAGCGACCCCCGGTGGGCGCTGTCCCTCGTCAACAAGATCTGGCGGGATGCGTGCACGGGCAGTCACCCGTTCGTGGACAACCCGGCGACGATCAAAGTCGCCAATGACGCGGTGATCATCGTGATCGGTGACTGGGGCTCGGGTCTGCCGCGGGCCCGCCTGGTCGCCGATCAGGTCGCCAAAGAACTGGCGCGAGATCCGCATAGGCAGAAGGTCGTCATCCACCTCGGCGACGTGTATTACTCGGGTACCGAACGGGAGTTCCGGGAGCGCTTCCTCGATCCATGGCCCGTGCCGAAAGGGTCCGAGGTCGTCTCGCTCACGATCCCCGGGAATCACGAGCTGTACTCGGGTGGTTTCGCGTACTTCGACGTGGGCCTGACCGATCCGCGGTTCGCGCGCCAGCAGGGCTGCAGCTACTTCGCGGTCGAGACCGACCACTGGCAGTTCCTGGGCCTTGACACCGCCTACCAGGACGCCGGCCTGTTCGGCGGACAAACCGGCTGGGCGCGGGACCGGATCGTCAACGCCCCACCGGACATGCGCACGTGCCTGTTGAGCCATCATCAGTTGTTCAGCGCGCACGAGAACAAGAACCACCCGCTGCGGACCCAGATCGAACCGGTCCTCGCGACCGAACGGGTCGACGCCTGGCTGTGGGGCCATGAACACCGCTGTATCCAGTACTCGCCCACCACCTACAACGGGCACCGGCTGGGCTTCGCGAGCTGCATCGGCCACGGTGGCGTGCCGGAATACCTGGTGATGAAAGAGGGCCAGACCGCGCCGGCGCCATGGGAATACGAATACCTCAAGCGGTTCAGCACCGGCCTGGAACCGTGGGGCATGTTCGGCTTCGCGGTGCTCGACCTGCACGACGAACGCCTCGACGTCCGTTACGTCGACGAGGCCGGGCACGAGCATCACCGCGTCGACCAGGTGGGGGTGGCACCGTGA
- a CDS encoding esterase has protein sequence MTSTEATELVTEIVPFTAADGMELNLHHVRGPQEPWRGPVILAPGAGVRANLFRAPESVNIVDALVADGWDVWLENWRASIDLPLNDWDLDQAAVLDHPRAVACIIDKTGADTVKALIHCQGSSSFALSAVSGLLPQVDRIVSNAMSLHPVIPRWSQFKITQVVPRITPIFPRLNPRWGTDRPSRWVERAMVAMVNATHRECDNGSCKMVSFTYGSGRPALWAHENLSARTHEWLRAEFGSVPLTFFNQMGASVRRGRLMPTGKFRELPADPMSGPPQTDARFTLIAGEHNRCFLPASQHRTFEYLDSYRRGYHRIHEIRGYGHLDIFMGRYSARDVFPLILEELSA, from the coding sequence ATGACATCGACCGAGGCCACCGAACTCGTCACCGAGATCGTGCCGTTCACAGCAGCCGACGGCATGGAACTCAACCTGCACCACGTCCGGGGCCCGCAGGAACCGTGGCGGGGGCCCGTCATCCTGGCGCCCGGCGCCGGGGTTCGCGCCAACCTGTTCCGTGCCCCCGAATCCGTCAACATCGTCGACGCGCTCGTGGCCGACGGCTGGGATGTCTGGCTGGAGAACTGGCGGGCCAGCATCGACCTGCCGCTCAACGACTGGGATCTGGATCAGGCCGCGGTGCTCGACCATCCGCGCGCAGTCGCGTGCATCATCGACAAGACCGGCGCCGACACCGTGAAAGCCCTGATCCACTGCCAGGGTTCGAGCAGCTTCGCGTTGTCGGCCGTGTCGGGCCTGCTGCCGCAGGTGGACCGGATCGTGTCGAATGCGATGTCGCTGCATCCGGTCATCCCGCGGTGGTCGCAGTTCAAGATCACCCAGGTGGTCCCGCGGATCACGCCGATATTTCCCCGCCTGAACCCCCGCTGGGGCACCGACCGGCCGTCGCGGTGGGTCGAACGCGCGATGGTGGCCATGGTCAATGCGACACATCGCGAGTGCGACAACGGATCCTGCAAGATGGTCAGTTTCACGTACGGGTCCGGCAGGCCCGCGCTGTGGGCGCACGAGAACCTGTCGGCCAGAACCCACGAGTGGTTGCGTGCCGAATTCGGTTCCGTTCCACTGACATTCTTCAACCAGATGGGCGCATCTGTGCGGCGGGGCCGCCTGATGCCGACGGGGAAGTTCCGCGAGCTGCCCGCCGATCCGATGTCAGGACCGCCCCAGACCGATGCGCGGTTCACGCTCATCGCGGGTGAACACAACCGCTGCTTCCTGCCTGCCAGCCAACACCGCACGTTCGAGTACCTCGACTCCTACCGGCGCGGTTATCACCGGATCCACGAGATCCGTGGCTACGGCCATCTCGACATCTTCATGGGGCGGTATTCGGCCCGTGACGTCTTCCCACTCATTCTCGAGGAGTTGAGCGCATGA